The genomic segment GACGAAAGACATCGCTGATAATAGGTCACGGCTTCTCTGAAATTCCGCTCTTTTCTAAAGCAGTCTCCCATACCAACCAGGGCATAATTATTGAATTTATCCAGAGACAGGATCTTGTCAAATAATTCTCTGCCTCGTTCTGTCAGATTTTCTTTGAGAAGCTGATAGCCCTGTTTAGATAGTTCTGAAATCTCGTTCAGAGCCTCTTCTCCGGTTTCTTCTGACAAACCCTCTGCGAGTTCATCAAAACTCAGCTTGTCTTTTAACATTTTATAATCCTTAAATATTTTTATTAATTAGTACCCAACCAGCCTCGTACAATCGTTGCCATCTTTTCCACAATCATATCTGCTTTATGCTGAGAGGGAGCCGCCTTATACATCCGGAGTGCTTCCAGTGTTTTGTTATGGCTATAATAATAATCTCCCACTCTGATCAAACCGTCTGTGTAGCCGATGGTAATAAAAATTCTTCCGGCTGTCTCAATGTCTCCATCATTGAAAAGCTGATTGCCCTTACGCATCAGAATCACTTTTCTCTCAGGAGAGAGAGGAACTCCACCCGACTCCGGGACCTTAATAAAGCCTTCTTCCGGAATAAGTTTAAGAATCTCTTCTCGTTTCATTTCGATACCACCATTATAAGATCAAAAAATATTGTTTTCAATAAAAAGTGAACAATAAAGTTTTTTAATTAGATTAATCCCTTAGTAGACATTTCTCTGGAGTCTCCTGATAACGGGCGAAACGCTGTGTAGAGGCCACGGCCCAGGGCCTTGAAAAGGGCTTCAGACATATGGTGACTATTTTCACCATAGCGGCAGCTGGCGTGAATGTTTAAGCCCCCTCTGTTGGCAAGGGCCTGGAGAAATTCCTTTATGAGGAAAAAATCAAAATTTCCGGCACTCATCTGAGGCCAGTCTGCGTTAAGAACCAGGAAGGGACGCCGGCAGACATCGATGGTCACTTCAGACAGGGCATCATCCATGGGGATTACGGCGTGACCATAGCGAACCAGGGCTCCCGTTTGTTCAAAGGTTTTCAACAGTGCGTCCCCCAGAACCAAACCTGTATCTTCTATCAGATGGTGGGGATCAACTTCAATATCTCCGCGGGCTTCCACATTCAGTGTAAATCCTCCATGAAAAGCCATGGCGTTCAGCATATGATCAAAAAAGGGAAGTCCCGTATTGGTTGAGACTGAGGGTCCCGAATGCATGTCCAGTTCAAGGTGAATCTTTGTCTCTTTTGTTTCTCTGTTTATAATAACCATGATCAGTCCTCCCTGATCTGCTGAATGAATTTATTAATCCCTTTATAGTGAATTTTATAGTAGGCGGGATTGGCAATAAGGTAGACCTGAATATCCTGAAGTCTTTGAATAATTTCCAGATTATTGGCCTTTAATGTACTGCCGGTTTCAACCAGGTCGACAATACAGGGAGCCAGACCCAGAACTGGTGCCAGTTCTACACTGCCGTTGAGGCGGATGATCTTGACAGGAATACCCTGATTATGGAAATATTTTCTGGTCATCTCTGTATAGCTTGTGGCAATGGTGAGGGGACCAGCCTGGTTTTCCAGAGAAAAACCCTTAAGACCCGCCAGACTCAGTGAGGTGCCTCCAAAAGAGAAGGGCAGCAGTTTGTGAAATTGCTGTCCCGATTCAATGATGACATCCTCACCGCAAATCCCAAGACCCGCAATTCCATGAGCCACATAGGTGGGAAGGTCACTGTTCTTCACAAGATATATCTTAAGATTTTCCTCTTTGTCAAAGGCGACGAGTTTTCTTTTTTCAAATTCGAAAAAAATACCTTTTGTTTCGAAGTGCTTCTGCACTCTGTCATAGAGTCTGCCCTTTGGCAGGGCTATGGTCAGGGGGGTACTCATGTTGTTTCTCCTCTCATTTATGAAATCCCTGTCAGGGGTTATTTTCTTGTTTCTGCCAGTTTCTCGGCAGCCGTCATGGTTTCTTCCATTTTTTTAGAGACTGTGGATTCAGGAAGATCCATGGCGCTTATTTTTTCAAGTTTTCTCAGAAACATCGAAAATCCGATGGAGGAAGCAGGCTTGTCCCCCGTGTAGCCAAAGTGATCCAGGAGGCCGTCATAACGCCCCCCTGAGGCTACGGATGTTCCGCATCCTTCTGTATAGGCATTGAATACGATACCCGAATAGTAGGCCTGATTTCCTGTTTCAGAGAAATCAATGTTGAAGAGATCCTTAAAACCATTCACCCGGGACCAGCTGTCGCTGATAGCCTGCAGATGATCCAGGGAGTCTTTCAGGGTTCCTTCCAGAAGGGAATCCCAGTTGACCTTCTCTTTTGTAAACTCTTCCCCTGATCCGATAAAAAGAAGCAGCCTTGTCAGAGCCGATGCATCCTCTTTCTTAAAGTTCCTACCCAGGGTCTTTCTGATTTCTCTTTCTTCTCTGGTCTGCAGATATTGGGCCAGGAGTCGACTGTCTTCTTCATTTAACACACCGGCAATGGTATGGAAAACCAGGGTGGAACCTACATGGATACGGCTCATGGGCAGCTTGAAATTCTCAAGAAGCTCTGCCAGAAGAAAGAGTATTTCCAGATCTCCTTCCAGGCCTGGTTTCCCAATGAGTTCGCAGCCGGTCTGGAAAAACTCATGGCTGCTTATGTCTTCATGATCCTGATAACGGAGGATCGAATCGGAGTAATAGACTCTCACCGGAAGTTCTTCCTCCTGGAGAATCATGCCCATCTGACGGGCAAGAAAGAGGGTGATATCCGATCGGAGCATGAGCAGGTCACCTTCGCGGTCGATGAGTTTATAGGTTTGATCGTCCAGCTTGCTGTCCAGGAGTGTCCGATAGTTGTCATAGAAATCAAATACCGGGGTTTGAACCGGCATATACCCCCAACGTTCAGTCAGGTCTTCCATATGCCGCAGAATCTTCCTGTGTCGGAAAGTCTCTTCCAGGTAGAGTGATTCGGTTCCCTGGGGAAGGCGCAGCAAATTATTTTTCATTTAAACACTCCTGATTGATATTGGACAAGTATAGTACAAAAGACTGGTATGAAAAAACCCCGGAAACTGATTTCCTTCCCCTGTCTGTTTATTTAAAGTAGCTCACAATTCCTTTGACAATCCTGTCGGCATCGTCCTGGCGCAGTTCCTCGTTGCGAATGGCCCAGGCATTGCTTTTAAAGGCCAGGTTTCTCACTTCCACCAGAACGGCGGCATCCGCCGGATTGGCTTCCAGGACTCGGAGTTCCTGAGCTCTACTCAGGGAGTCGGCACCCATGAATCCTTGAATCTGACGGGCCAGATCTTC from the Oceanispirochaeta sp. genome contains:
- a CDS encoding ATP phosphoribosyltransferase regulatory subunit, yielding MKNNLLRLPQGTESLYLEETFRHRKILRHMEDLTERWGYMPVQTPVFDFYDNYRTLLDSKLDDQTYKLIDREGDLLMLRSDITLFLARQMGMILQEEELPVRVYYSDSILRYQDHEDISSHEFFQTGCELIGKPGLEGDLEILFLLAELLENFKLPMSRIHVGSTLVFHTIAGVLNEEDSRLLAQYLQTREEREIRKTLGRNFKKEDASALTRLLLFIGSGEEFTKEKVNWDSLLEGTLKDSLDHLQAISDSWSRVNGFKDLFNIDFSETGNQAYYSGIVFNAYTEGCGTSVASGGRYDGLLDHFGYTGDKPASSIGFSMFLRKLEKISAMDLPESTVSKKMEETMTAAEKLAETRK
- the hisG gene encoding ATP phosphoribosyltransferase, coding for MSTPLTIALPKGRLYDRVQKHFETKGIFFEFEKRKLVAFDKEENLKIYLVKNSDLPTYVAHGIAGLGICGEDVIIESGQQFHKLLPFSFGGTSLSLAGLKGFSLENQAGPLTIATSYTEMTRKYFHNQGIPVKIIRLNGSVELAPVLGLAPCIVDLVETGSTLKANNLEIIQRLQDIQVYLIANPAYYKIHYKGINKFIQQIRED
- a CDS encoding imidazoleglycerol-phosphate dehydratase; the protein is MVIINRETKETKIHLELDMHSGPSVSTNTGLPFFDHMLNAMAFHGGFTLNVEARGDIEVDPHHLIEDTGLVLGDALLKTFEQTGALVRYGHAVIPMDDALSEVTIDVCRRPFLVLNADWPQMSAGNFDFFLIKEFLQALANRGGLNIHASCRYGENSHHMSEALFKALGRGLYTAFRPLSGDSREMSTKGLI